The sequence GCCCACGCCTGGTATTTCCCGGAGGGCGGAAAGCGTCATGGGCATTTGCCGGCACATCTCGTGCAGGGTTCGATCCGAAAATACCATGTAGGGCGGGATATTCTGGTTCTTGGCCAGGCCTTTGCGCAGGGTCCGCAGGCGATCGAAAAGTTCCCGATCGAAATCGACGGCTTCGCCTTCATCCCCCGCCGCGAGCGATGCGGAAGGGGCGAGACCCCGTTTCTTGGCCGCCGGCTTTTCGCGCTGAACGAGTTCCAGGATCTCGAAGGTTTCCTTGCCTTGCAAAACCGGCAAGCAAGCTTCCGTCAGTTTTAGGATGGGATAGAGCCCGGGATCCAAGGTCAGCAGTCCCCGGCCCAGCATCTCGCCGATGAGGGACCTCCAGAAGGGTTTATCCTTATGCTTGCCGGCGCCGTAGGTCTTGATTTGATCGTGACGCAACTCACGCACCTTCTGCGTATCCGCTCCGACGATCACGTCTACGACATGGGCGGCTCCGAAGCGTTCGCCGGTGCGCACCAGGGCCGAAAGGACCATCTGCGCCTCGCGCGTCGCGTCCTGGGTGGAAGCCTTACCGGTGCAGATGTCGCAGGAGCCGCAATCGGGTTCCGGATATACCTCTTCGAAGTAGGCGAGCAGTTGCTTGCGGCGGCATAGGTTGCGGGAAGCGAAGGCGGCCATCTGGTTAAGCCGCCTGATGGACAGTTCGCGCTCCTCGGGATCGTTAATCTGATCCAGGAAGTGGCGGATTTTCGGGATGTCCCCGCCGCCGTAATACAGTACGCAGAGGGACGGCTCGCCGTCGCGGCCCGCCCGTCCGGTTTCCTGGTAATAGCCTTCCAGGTTCTTGGGCAAATCGGCGTGCACCACGAAGCGCACGTTGGATTTGTCGATGCCCATCCCGAAGGCGATGGTCGCGACCACGACTTGGGTTTCGTCCTTGCTGAAGGCCTCCTGGTTGGAGGCGCGCTGCTCGACCGGCAGGCCCGCATGGTAGGGCAGGGCCTGGATGCCTTTCTTCTTCAGATGCGCGGCGGTTTTCTCAACGGCGTCGCGGGTGGTGCGGTAGATGATGCCGGGCTCGTCGGGATGGGCCCGGAGGAATTCCAGGATCTGCGCGTCCACGTCGCGCTTGGCGCGCACTTCGTAGAAGAGGTTGGGCCGATTGAAGGAGGCGCGCACCCGGAAGGCATCACGAAGGCCAAGGCGCGCGGCGATGTCGTCGCCCACCTTTGAGGTGGCCGTGGCCGTGAAGGCGGCGATGGGCGCGCGCGGGAAGTGCCGGCGGATCTCGCCCAAGGCCAGGTAGTCGGGCCGGAAATCATGGCCCCATTCCGACAGGCAATGGGCCTCGTCCACGGCGAAGAAAGAAATCTTGGCGGCCTTCAGGCTGTCCACGAAGGATTCCATGGCGAAGCGTTCGGGCGAGATGTAAAGGAGATCGAGATCGCCCGTTTCCAGCCGGCGATAAACCTGCGCAGCCTGGCTCCCGCTCAGGGAACTGTTCAGGAAGGCCGCCGCCATGTTGTTTTCCTTAGCGGAATCGACCTGATCCTTCATCAGCGAGATGAGCGGGCTGATGACCACGGCGGTGCCGGCGGCCATGCGCGCGGGCAGCTGGTAACAGAGGGACTTGCCGCCTCCCGTCGGCATGATGGCCAGCACGTCCTGTCCCGCCAGAATGGCTTCGACGATTTCCTTCTGGTGCGGCCGGAACGAGGCGTATCCGAAGGTCCGGCTCAGGGCCGTAAGCAACAAGGGCTCGGAGACGGCGGAAGGCATGGGGAAAATATAGGAATCGGCACGGGTCACCCCTGTGCCGGCGTTCTCAGCCCGGCATTGGGAGGAACATCCCGCGCTTGAAAATGGAGCTCCTTGGATGGAGCCGCGCGACTTTGGCATAGAACCGGATTTCCGGAGGATTCCTTCCGTAACGGGCTTCCAGTCGGCGCGGCCGTCCTCGGAAAAGAAGGCGACCCCGTTGCCGGCGAGGACGAAAAGGCCCTTGCCGGTTGCCACCGCTTGAGCAAAGCCAGCCCCCCGGTAGGCGAGGACGACTGCGGAGTCGGCTACTGATTTCGGACCAGATCGTGACAGAGGTTTTGATCCAGGCGATCAATGTATCGAGGCGGATCAACACCCGGGTGTAGCGACCCCCGTAACGCAGGTATCGCGCCCCAGCCAGCTGAGCCCCCGTCCCTGGAAAGGAAAAGGACACGGACCTGGCAGGCCAGCCAATTTCCCTGGGAGGGAAAAAAAGGTAGGAACGAAGGAAATTCAGGGGCGGGCAAGGTACGCTATGAAGCGAATCGGGCCTCGAATCATCGGGCGGAGAGGGGAAAGGAGACGGGAAGAATGTGAGTGAGAAAGAGAATGGCGGGTGTGTGGATGATGGACACGTCCATGGGTAGCTGGTTTTTTTGACCGGTCTCGGGCCGCTTTATTCAGTTCACCCTTTTTAGGATATGGTAACCCTGCCCGCTTTTCACGATACCGCTGATTTCTCCGGGTTTCAGTTTTGACAATGCCTCCCTGAAGGTAGGCGACATGTCCTGCCTACTCATTATTCCCATATCACCGCAATCTTCTCGGGTTTTGTCATCAAGGGACTCCTCCCTGGCCAAATGCTCGAAAGTTGAGCCGTTTTTAATCAACAAAATGAGATCCGAGGCTTGTTGCTGATTTTTCGCCAGAATATTCCTGACCCGGTATTTTCCCGCCTTGATTTCCTTCCGGTAGTATTGAGCCATCGTAAGCATTTTTCGC comes from Fibrobacterota bacterium and encodes:
- the recQ gene encoding DNA helicase RecQ, encoding MPSAVSEPLLLTALSRTFGYASFRPHQKEIVEAILAGQDVLAIMPTGGGKSLCYQLPARMAAGTAVVISPLISLMKDQVDSAKENNMAAAFLNSSLSGSQAAQVYRRLETGDLDLLYISPERFAMESFVDSLKAAKISFFAVDEAHCLSEWGHDFRPDYLALGEIRRHFPRAPIAAFTATATSKVGDDIAARLGLRDAFRVRASFNRPNLFYEVRAKRDVDAQILEFLRAHPDEPGIIYRTTRDAVEKTAAHLKKKGIQALPYHAGLPVEQRASNQEAFSKDETQVVVATIAFGMGIDKSNVRFVVHADLPKNLEGYYQETGRAGRDGEPSLCVLYYGGGDIPKIRHFLDQINDPEERELSIRRLNQMAAFASRNLCRRKQLLAYFEEVYPEPDCGSCDICTGKASTQDATREAQMVLSALVRTGERFGAAHVVDVIVGADTQKVRELRHDQIKTYGAGKHKDKPFWRSLIGEMLGRGLLTLDPGLYPILKLTEACLPVLQGKETFEILELVQREKPAAKKRGLAPSASLAAGDEGEAVDFDRELFDRLRTLRKGLAKNQNIPPYMVFSDRTLHEMCRQMPMTLSALREIPGVGDNKRDKYGIEFVQEIRAYASKERDQNG